In Dysgonomonadaceae bacterium zrk40, one genomic interval encodes:
- a CDS encoding tetratricopeptide repeat protein has protein sequence MKTSIIILIILASSFSGGYAQPNLVSEAMRSYRYREALALLERAPESVENQLLKAECYQMLYDYPAALDIYESLTAGKHETVGILTAAADCASQAGDHDTSLRYWLKAGELSPGNLYLQTKIAVAFYRAGDWQGTIRASEEVLRKDSIPMLLRMAGDAHIRLDDGLGLIYYEKALEKDPADHLALRNLSDIYYSIQLYDSVLVRTEGYLEEIDPERTTIGQLNGMAHYSAGNYPEAIERLQNNVILGDSTYTTTYFLGMSYFAMKRYYEAVRWLALAYEQAPQPDVNLLYYYGTALSRTYDRKKGIAVLKEGVAKIESLQEMLFDYDISLAEAHDRSNEPSRAISYYQSALNRRPESYMLLYNIALTYDRMDEVESALTYYERFVKKIPEDKIDTGAGSSNEPGERTSILEMTYRASLQRMDELRKLLFLRKGKKSD, from the coding sequence ATGAAAACCAGCATAATCATACTCATCATTCTCGCTTCCAGTTTTTCAGGGGGATATGCCCAGCCCAATCTGGTAAGCGAGGCGATGAGGAGTTATCGTTACCGGGAGGCGTTAGCGCTGTTGGAGCGTGCACCGGAGAGTGTGGAGAACCAGCTGCTGAAGGCGGAGTGTTATCAGATGCTTTATGATTACCCCGCTGCGCTGGATATTTACGAATCATTGACTGCCGGTAAACATGAAACGGTCGGGATTCTCACGGCAGCTGCCGATTGTGCTTCACAGGCCGGTGATCATGATACATCGCTCAGATACTGGCTGAAAGCCGGTGAGCTATCGCCCGGCAATCTCTATCTGCAAACAAAAATAGCGGTTGCCTTTTATCGTGCAGGTGACTGGCAGGGTACTATCCGTGCCTCTGAGGAGGTCCTCAGGAAGGACTCCATTCCCATGTTGCTGCGAATGGCCGGTGACGCTCATATCCGCCTTGATGACGGCCTCGGACTGATCTACTACGAGAAAGCACTGGAAAAAGATCCGGCCGATCATTTGGCCTTGCGCAACCTCTCAGATATCTACTATTCCATTCAACTCTACGACAGTGTGCTCGTCCGCACAGAAGGCTATCTGGAAGAGATCGATCCTGAGCGGACCACCATCGGGCAACTGAACGGAATGGCCCACTATTCAGCAGGTAACTACCCTGAGGCAATTGAGCGATTGCAAAATAATGTGATATTGGGTGATTCCACCTACACCACCACCTATTTCCTGGGGATGAGCTACTTCGCCATGAAGCGATATTACGAAGCGGTCAGGTGGCTGGCACTTGCCTATGAACAGGCGCCACAGCCGGATGTCAATCTTCTTTACTATTACGGGACAGCACTTTCGAGAACCTATGACAGAAAGAAAGGGATTGCAGTGCTCAAAGAGGGTGTGGCGAAGATTGAGTCGTTGCAGGAGATGCTCTTCGACTATGACATCTCTCTGGCAGAAGCACATGACCGTTCAAATGAACCCTCCAGGGCAATATCCTACTATCAGTCCGCCTTAAACAGACGCCCTGAATCCTATATGTTGCTTTATAATATTGCCCTGACCTATGACAGGATGGATGAGGTTGAGTCGGCTCTCACCTATTATGAGCGTTTTGTGAAGAAGATACCTGAAGATAAAATCGATACCGGGGCAGGCTCGTCAAATGAACCGGGAGAGCGCACCAGCATCCTTGAGATGACTTACAGGGCCTCCCTTCAGCGAATGGATGAACTGAGAAAGCTCCTTTTCCTGCGAAAAGGAAAAAAGAGCGATTGA
- a CDS encoding energy transducer TonB → MKHILYTYLLSIFTLSTVSATEPWFTSSPAIFGALQEPPPEKKDEIFEKVENMPEFPGGFQAFRKFVSDNVRLPEDVPKTPDKGGIVCSLVVLKDGRISDVKVVRGVDPFLDAEAVRVLQSMPRWEPGKEHGQNVNVRVSVLVIIDMMTATRTVINGRN, encoded by the coding sequence ATGAAACATATCCTGTACACATACCTGCTGTCTATATTCACCCTCTCCACTGTTTCAGCCACTGAACCCTGGTTCACCTCTTCACCGGCTATTTTCGGAGCCTTGCAAGAACCACCTCCCGAAAAGAAGGATGAGATTTTCGAGAAAGTGGAGAATATGCCCGAGTTCCCCGGAGGATTTCAGGCATTCCGGAAATTTGTGTCTGATAATGTCAGATTACCGGAGGATGTACCTAAAACACCCGATAAGGGGGGTATAGTCTGTAGTCTTGTGGTGCTGAAAGATGGTCGTATCAGTGATGTGAAAGTAGTGAGGGGTGTAGACCCGTTTTTGGATGCTGAAGCTGTACGTGTGCTGCAATCGATGCCCAGATGGGAACCCGGTAAAGAGCATGGGCAGAATGTAAATGTGCGTGTTAGCGTACTGGTTATTATTGATATGATGACTGCAACCCGCACAGTAATCAACGGGAGAAATTGA
- a CDS encoding TonB family protein codes for MHPFIIYLIEANIALSLFFILYRLLLKSDTFLQLRRFYFLSVILFSLLYPLMTVPLPHSISAFFTPESVEAVSAVYIGEPVMEVITVEESVPTREINMIRIGVVIYFSITLLFIVRFLVQLISILRVRLKSTPAVISGTAVYRLKDDITPFSFFNLIFIHTDKHSDAELTQILLHEQTHVRQLHSIDILLIESLTLLFWWNPFVWLMKREMAMNLEYLADQGVLTCGVNSREYQYHLLRLTYQETAVPIVNNFNVSQLKQRIMMMNQSKSPLYKVGRYLLALPLVLLFLTANSIYAAQREPADAATSMLDPAVAQPRQEQLSTENRITPELIQSELEDQSLQQPPPEKKEEEIFVIVENQPEFPGGMGALMKFISDTIRYPVEAQQKGIQGRVICNFVVMKDGSISDLQVVRGVDPLLDAEALRVLKLMPDWKPGKQRGQAVNVRFTLPVVFRLSGNESKVIVDDLSVKESVLSVEAQLLPNYVYPGGEDAFFRFISERIKYPVEAQEKGLQGLVNARYKIDEKGNVVDVAIEKGVGETIDREVLRVIGMMPRWVKSQNYQVSGKVIGSEAQPLHGAAVILKGTNTGVVSDVNGNFQLEVPDSENHLVISFVGYKTVEVPLSGLKSKNATLVRKLPVMFRLQGVDEEQPNKEEIPGNAVVVVGYAVK; via the coding sequence ATGCATCCTTTTATAATCTATCTGATAGAAGCAAATATCGCATTGTCGCTCTTTTTCATTCTCTACAGACTGTTGCTGAAGAGTGATACTTTCTTGCAGTTGCGCCGGTTTTATTTCCTCTCGGTCATCCTTTTCTCACTCCTTTATCCTTTGATGACCGTTCCACTGCCACACAGTATCTCAGCTTTTTTCACACCGGAATCAGTAGAGGCTGTGAGCGCCGTTTATATCGGGGAGCCGGTGATGGAAGTCATAACGGTAGAGGAGTCTGTTCCCACACGGGAGATCAACATGATTCGTATAGGTGTGGTGATCTATTTTTCCATCACCCTGCTTTTCATCGTGCGCTTTCTCGTTCAGCTGATATCCATCCTTCGCGTCAGGCTGAAAAGTACACCTGCTGTGATCTCCGGAACAGCGGTATACCGGTTGAAAGATGATATCACCCCTTTCTCATTTTTCAACCTGATATTTATCCATACCGACAAACATTCAGACGCTGAGCTGACACAAATTCTGCTGCATGAGCAGACGCATGTACGACAGCTTCATTCAATTGATATCCTTTTGATTGAATCACTCACTCTCCTCTTCTGGTGGAATCCGTTTGTATGGTTGATGAAGAGGGAGATGGCCATGAACCTGGAATATCTGGCCGATCAGGGCGTGCTCACGTGTGGGGTGAACAGCCGTGAGTACCAGTACCACCTTTTACGACTGACCTATCAAGAAACTGCAGTTCCGATAGTGAATAATTTCAATGTTTCACAATTAAAACAACGTATTATGATGATGAATCAATCCAAATCGCCCCTTTACAAGGTGGGCAGGTACCTGCTTGCACTCCCGCTGGTGCTGCTTTTTCTTACGGCCAACAGCATTTATGCTGCTCAGCGGGAACCTGCAGATGCTGCAACTTCGATGTTAGATCCTGCTGTTGCTCAACCGAGGCAGGAACAGTTGTCAACAGAAAACAGGATCACTCCGGAATTGATACAGTCTGAATTGGAGGACCAGAGTCTGCAGCAGCCGCCTCCAGAGAAGAAGGAAGAGGAGATTTTTGTGATAGTCGAAAATCAACCCGAGTTCCCGGGCGGAATGGGTGCCTTGATGAAATTTATCTCCGACACTATCCGTTACCCGGTAGAGGCACAGCAGAAAGGTATTCAGGGGCGTGTGATCTGTAACTTCGTGGTGATGAAAGATGGCAGCATCAGCGATCTGCAGGTTGTACGCGGCGTGGATCCGCTACTGGATGCCGAGGCGCTGCGCGTATTGAAACTGATGCCCGACTGGAAACCGGGCAAGCAACGCGGTCAAGCCGTGAATGTGCGATTTACACTACCTGTGGTATTCAGGCTTTCGGGCAATGAATCGAAAGTGATCGTTGATGATCTGTCGGTAAAGGAATCAGTACTCTCCGTGGAAGCACAATTGTTGCCGAATTATGTCTATCCAGGTGGCGAGGATGCCTTTTTTCGCTTTATCTCGGAGAGGATCAAATATCCGGTAGAAGCACAGGAAAAAGGATTGCAAGGTCTCGTGAATGCGCGTTACAAGATAGATGAAAAAGGTAATGTGGTTGATGTTGCCATTGAGAAAGGTGTTGGTGAAACAATTGACAGAGAGGTATTGCGAGTCATTGGAATGATGCCGCGATGGGTGAAGAGTCAGAATTACCAGGTCTCAGGAAAGGTGATTGGTTCTGAAGCTCAGCCTCTGCATGGAGCTGCAGTCATTTTAAAGGGAACGAACACAGGTGTTGTTTCAGATGTCAATGGTAATTTTCAACTTGAGGTTCCTGATTCTGAAAATCATTTGGTTATCTCATTTGTGGGGTATAAAACGGTAGAAGTTCCATTGTCGGGCCTCAAATCAAAAAATGCCACTCTAGTCAGAAAACTACCTGTTATGTTCCGTTTACAGGGGGTTGATGAGGAGCAACCCAATAAGGAAGAGATCCCTGGCAATGCAGTTGTAGTAGTAGGTTATGCAGTGAAATAA
- a CDS encoding BlaI/MecI/CopY family transcriptional regulator, translating to MERLTPQEENMMQHIWHLKECAIKDVVERLEEPKPPYTTVASIFSKLEQKGYLTKRRFGNVKVFKPLISESSYKRHFLSGMVESYFDNSYKELVSFFAKEQKITTEELGEIIRLIEKNQQ from the coding sequence ATGGAACGATTGACACCCCAGGAAGAGAACATGATGCAACACATCTGGCACCTGAAAGAGTGTGCCATCAAGGATGTGGTTGAGCGGCTGGAAGAGCCCAAGCCGCCCTACACCACGGTGGCATCGATCTTCAGCAAGCTGGAGCAGAAAGGATATCTCACGAAGCGGCGGTTCGGAAATGTGAAGGTGTTCAAGCCGCTAATCTCTGAGTCATCCTACAAGCGCCACTTCTTGTCGGGAATGGTAGAGAGCTACTTCGACAACTCCTACAAGGAGCTGGTATCTTTCTTTGCCAAAGAGCAAAAGATCACCACCGAAGAACTTGGTGAGATCATACGCCTGATCGAGAAAAATCAGCAGTAA
- the serC gene encoding 3-phosphoserine/phosphohydroxythreonine transaminase — MKKYNFNAGPCVLPRPAVESAIEAIRDFDNTGIGILEISHRTPGWERIMKETADLWKELLHIPDNYRVLFLGGGASMQFLNVPANLLNTKAAYLQTGVWAKKAIKEAKFYGAVEVVASSEDKNYSYIPKGYSIPADADYFHITTNNTIYGTELHEDIDSPVTLVADMSSDIMSRPVDVSKYGIIYGGAQKNVGPAGVAFVIVREDILGKLDRPLQTMVDYRTHIGDVEKNRSMFNTPPVFSIFVMHETLKWVKEQGGVEAMQKLNKEKAGMLYDEIDRNPLFVGTAAKEDRSLMNVCFVMSEEHREKEAAFLEFAKERGMVGIKGHRSVGGFRASIYNACPKEAVEALIQCMQEFAQKA, encoded by the coding sequence ATGAAGAAGTACAATTTTAACGCCGGACCCTGCGTACTGCCCAGGCCGGCCGTAGAGTCAGCCATTGAGGCGATCCGTGATTTCGACAACACCGGTATCGGTATCCTGGAGATCTCACACCGTACCCCCGGCTGGGAGCGCATCATGAAAGAGACCGCCGACCTCTGGAAAGAACTGTTGCATATCCCCGACAACTACCGGGTGCTTTTCCTGGGTGGCGGTGCCAGCATGCAGTTCCTCAACGTGCCTGCCAACCTGCTGAATACCAAAGCAGCCTATCTGCAGACCGGTGTGTGGGCCAAAAAGGCAATTAAGGAGGCGAAGTTCTACGGTGCTGTGGAGGTTGTAGCTTCTTCAGAAGACAAGAATTACTCCTATATCCCGAAAGGATACAGCATCCCGGCCGATGCCGACTATTTTCATATCACCACCAACAATACCATTTATGGTACCGAGTTGCACGAGGACATCGACAGTCCTGTCACCCTGGTGGCAGACATGTCGTCCGACATCATGAGCCGTCCGGTGGATGTCTCCAAATATGGAATCATCTACGGGGGTGCCCAGAAGAACGTTGGACCCGCTGGAGTGGCCTTTGTGATCGTGCGTGAGGATATTCTGGGTAAGCTGGATCGCCCGTTGCAGACCATGGTAGACTATCGCACCCATATTGGCGATGTGGAGAAGAATCGCTCTATGTTCAACACACCGCCCGTCTTCTCCATCTTTGTGATGCACGAGACCCTCAAATGGGTGAAGGAGCAGGGAGGTGTGGAAGCGATGCAGAAGCTCAACAAAGAAAAAGCCGGAATGCTTTACGACGAGATAGACCGCAATCCTCTTTTCGTGGGTACCGCCGCCAAAGAGGACCGTTCACTGATGAATGTCTGCTTCGTGATGAGCGAAGAGCACAGGGAGAAAGAGGCCGCCTTCCTTGAATTCGCCAAGGAGAGAGGAATGGTGGGTATCAAGGGACACCGCTCAGTGGGCGGGTTCCGTGCCTCCATCTACAATGCCTGCCCGAAAGAGGCAGTGGAAGCTTTGATCCAGTGCATGCAGGAGTTCGCACAAAAAGCGTGA
- a CDS encoding 3-phosphoglycerate dehydrogenase encodes MKILLATGKPFATKAVEEIQQIIESAGYRFEKLESYTDKPQLLEAVKDVDALIIRSDVIDREVLEAAPNLKVVVRAGSGYDNVDLVTATKRGVCVMNTPGQNANAVAELVFGMMIFMQRNQFDGSVGHELFNKRLGLYAFGNVAKMVARIARGFNMTVNAYSPTLTHDDLRKEGEYGVITVYNNRELFENSDFLSLHMPLLEETRNCVGYELLSLMPPDGVLINSARKELVVEADLLRIMEERPRFQYITDVKPDRHEEFQARFPKRYFSTPKKMGAQTTEANINAGLAAAGQIVSYFRKGDERFRVNNKS; translated from the coding sequence ATGAAGATACTTTTAGCGACAGGTAAGCCATTTGCAACAAAGGCAGTGGAGGAGATTCAGCAGATCATCGAATCTGCCGGATATCGGTTCGAAAAGCTGGAGAGCTACACCGACAAACCTCAGTTACTTGAAGCTGTGAAAGATGTGGACGCCCTGATAATCAGGAGTGATGTCATTGATCGTGAAGTGCTGGAGGCAGCTCCCAACCTGAAGGTGGTGGTGCGCGCCGGTTCCGGTTATGACAATGTGGATCTGGTTACAGCCACCAAACGTGGAGTGTGTGTGATGAACACACCGGGTCAGAATGCCAATGCCGTGGCAGAGCTGGTCTTCGGCATGATGATTTTCATGCAGCGAAATCAGTTCGACGGGAGTGTAGGCCATGAGCTGTTCAACAAACGCCTGGGTCTCTATGCCTTTGGCAACGTGGCCAAGATGGTTGCCCGGATTGCCCGCGGCTTCAACATGACCGTCAACGCCTATTCGCCGACGCTCACACACGATGATCTGCGCAAAGAGGGCGAATATGGAGTGATCACTGTTTACAACAACAGAGAGCTGTTTGAGAATAGTGATTTTCTCTCCCTTCACATGCCATTACTGGAAGAAACACGCAACTGTGTGGGCTATGAGCTGCTTTCATTGATGCCACCCGACGGGGTGCTGATCAACTCAGCCCGCAAGGAGTTGGTGGTTGAGGCCGATCTGTTGCGCATCATGGAGGAGCGCCCCCGCTTCCAGTATATCACCGACGTGAAACCCGACCGGCATGAGGAGTTTCAGGCTCGTTTTCCGAAACGATATTTCTCAACACCAAAGAAGATGGGTGCGCAGACAACGGAGGCCAACATTAATGCGGGGCTCGCCGCCGCCGGTCAGATTGTCTCCTATTTTCGCAAGGGTGATGAACGATTCAGAGTGAACAACAAATCATAA
- the recR gene encoding recombination protein RecR, whose product MNSSYPSTLLENAVNELARLPGIGRKTALRLALHLLRQEEEKVTHFAESILKMRREITYCSVCHNISDSPICSICADAARDSSLICVVENVKEVMAIEKTMQFRGLYHVLGGIISPIDGIGPSDLEILSLEERVKKGEIREVILALSATMEGDTTNFYIFRRLQASPVKVSIIARGVSIGDEIEYADEVTLGRSILNRTLFDESYKLMSK is encoded by the coding sequence ATGAACAGCTCTTATCCCTCAACGCTCCTCGAAAATGCGGTAAACGAGTTGGCACGTTTACCGGGCATCGGAAGAAAGACAGCCCTCCGGCTGGCACTCCACCTCCTCCGTCAGGAGGAGGAAAAGGTGACCCATTTTGCGGAGTCTATCCTCAAAATGCGAAGAGAGATCACCTATTGCTCCGTCTGTCACAACATCTCAGATAGCCCCATATGCAGCATCTGTGCGGATGCCGCCCGCGACAGCTCTTTGATTTGCGTGGTGGAAAATGTGAAGGAGGTGATGGCCATTGAAAAGACAATGCAATTCAGAGGATTGTATCATGTGTTGGGAGGCATCATCTCGCCCATCGACGGCATCGGCCCCTCTGACCTGGAGATCTTGAGCCTTGAGGAAAGGGTGAAAAAGGGTGAGATTCGCGAAGTGATCCTGGCCCTGAGTGCAACCATGGAAGGTGACACCACCAATTTCTATATCTTTCGGCGACTACAGGCCTCTCCCGTGAAGGTCAGCATCATCGCCCGCGGGGTCTCCATTGGGGATGAGATTGAATATGCCGACGAGGTGACCCTGGGTCGTTCCATCCTGAACCGCACCCTATTCGACGAATCCTATAAACTGATGAGCAAATGA
- a CDS encoding GNAT family N-acetyltransferase: MIPLLENKWMRLRATEPEDLELLYRWENDTLQWHLGNANAPFSRYTLKQYLAESNQDIYSDRQLRLMITLREQEKTIGAADLYDFDPFHLRAAVGILVEASEREKGYGLQALQLLEEYAFRFLRLRQLYAFVPVTNKVSVRLFEKGGYALAGRLKEWIRDEDRFTDVLLMQRINPEV, encoded by the coding sequence ATGATACCCCTGCTGGAAAATAAGTGGATGCGTCTCAGGGCCACCGAACCGGAAGACCTGGAGCTGCTCTACCGCTGGGAGAACGACACCCTCCAGTGGCACCTTGGCAATGCCAACGCTCCCTTCTCACGTTACACCCTGAAGCAATATCTTGCCGAATCGAACCAAGACATCTACAGCGACCGACAGCTGCGCCTGATGATCACACTCCGGGAACAGGAGAAAACCATAGGGGCCGCCGATCTCTACGATTTCGACCCGTTTCACCTGAGGGCGGCCGTGGGCATCCTCGTGGAAGCCTCCGAAAGGGAGAAAGGATACGGACTGCAGGCATTGCAACTGCTGGAGGAGTATGCATTCCGATTCCTCCGCCTCAGGCAGCTCTACGCCTTTGTTCCCGTAACCAACAAGGTAAGTGTGCGCCTCTTCGAAAAGGGGGGATATGCACTGGCCGGCAGGTTGAAGGAGTGGATTCGCGATGAGGATCGTTTTACCGATGTGCTGCTGATGCAGCGCATCAACCCTGAAGTGTAA
- a CDS encoding threonylcarbamoyl-AMP synthase, translated as MQEDIKKACEVMQNGGIILYPTDTVWGIGCDATNEEAVKKIFALKQRDDSKSMLVLLDNPVKLQNYVTDLPEIAWDLIELTDKPLTIIYEGARNLAPALIAADGSIGIRITDELFSRELCKRFRKPIVSTSANLSGTPSPARFSQIRKEIKGGVDYVVAYRQKEQVEAKTSSIIRLGRNGTIQILRK; from the coding sequence ATGCAGGAAGATATCAAGAAAGCGTGTGAAGTGATGCAAAACGGGGGGATCATCCTCTACCCCACCGACACCGTCTGGGGCATCGGTTGTGATGCCACCAACGAGGAGGCGGTGAAAAAGATCTTTGCCCTCAAACAACGCGACGACAGCAAGTCGATGCTGGTGTTGCTCGACAACCCCGTGAAGTTGCAAAACTATGTGACCGATCTGCCGGAAATAGCGTGGGACCTGATTGAACTGACCGACAAACCCCTCACCATCATCTACGAGGGTGCACGCAACCTGGCACCGGCACTCATCGCTGCCGACGGCTCCATAGGGATTCGCATCACCGACGAGCTTTTCTCACGGGAGCTCTGCAAGCGCTTCCGCAAGCCTATCGTCTCCACCTCTGCCAACCTCAGCGGCACGCCTTCCCCAGCACGGTTCTCCCAGATCAGAAAGGAGATCAAAGGGGGGGTTGACTATGTGGTGGCTTACCGTCAGAAGGAACAGGTTGAGGCGAAAACATCTTCCATCATCCGCCTGGGACGAAACGGCACCATTCAGATTCTCCGGAAGTAA
- a CDS encoding chloride channel protein — translation MQIKKIFNQMLLWRDSHIKERHFLLFVSFLVGITTALAAWLLKSAIHFFQVFLTENFSQENLNFSYLLFPIVGILIAGLYVKYVVKDDISHGVTKILFAISQRKSRIKPHNIYTSLVASSFTIGFGGSVGAEAPIVLTGSAIGSNLGRLFRLEQHSLMILVGCGAAGAIAGIFKAPIAGILFVIEVLLLDLTMSSILPLLVTAVTATTVSYLLNGMDAMFAYSQMEPFLLNRIPYVILLGILCGFLSLYVIRVMSWLETIFHAMPQWRRFLLGGVMLSVLIFFFPPLYGEGYNTINTLLATGDGFHALTNESFFYNMENRWVIVVFLLLVILFKVFATSATNGGGGTGGVFAPTLFLGCIAGFVYSYTLNQLGYTTYLPQENFALMGMAGVMAGVMHAPLTGTFLIAELTGGYDLFLPLMIVSLVSYGTILVFEKHSIYAIRLAKRGELITHHKDKAVLTFLKVEDLLETDIPTVKPSYTLGEMVKVVSTCTRNIFPVVNDEGKLMGMVLTNDIRNIMFRPELYDRFTVEKFMVGAPAKVEITSSMEEVMAKFENTKAWNLPVVDSKGIYKGILSQSSVFNSYREVLVENYSEAND, via the coding sequence ATGCAGATCAAAAAAATCTTCAATCAAATGTTGTTGTGGCGTGATTCCCATATCAAGGAGCGTCACTTCCTGCTGTTTGTCAGCTTCCTGGTGGGAATCACCACAGCGCTGGCTGCCTGGCTGCTCAAAAGTGCCATCCACTTCTTCCAGGTCTTCCTTACCGAGAACTTCAGCCAGGAGAACCTCAACTTCTCCTACCTGCTCTTCCCCATCGTGGGCATCCTCATTGCAGGCCTCTACGTAAAGTACGTGGTGAAGGATGACATCAGCCACGGGGTCACCAAGATCCTGTTTGCCATCTCGCAACGCAAGAGCCGCATCAAACCGCACAACATCTACACATCACTGGTGGCCAGCTCATTCACCATCGGCTTCGGCGGATCGGTGGGTGCCGAGGCCCCCATCGTGCTCACAGGCTCCGCCATCGGATCCAACCTGGGACGCCTCTTCCGCCTGGAACAACACAGCCTGATGATCCTGGTGGGGTGTGGTGCCGCCGGTGCCATCGCCGGCATCTTCAAGGCTCCCATCGCCGGCATCCTGTTTGTCATAGAGGTGTTGCTGCTCGACCTCACCATGTCTTCCATCCTCCCGCTGTTGGTCACCGCTGTCACGGCCACCACTGTTTCTTACCTTCTCAACGGTATGGACGCCATGTTTGCCTATTCACAGATGGAGCCCTTCCTGCTGAACCGGATTCCTTATGTGATCCTGCTGGGCATCCTCTGCGGATTCCTCTCCCTCTACGTGATCCGTGTCATGAGCTGGCTGGAGACCATCTTCCATGCCATGCCGCAATGGCGACGATTTCTGCTGGGAGGGGTAATGCTGAGCGTGTTGATCTTCTTCTTCCCGCCGCTCTACGGGGAGGGATACAACACCATTAACACGCTGCTGGCCACGGGTGACGGCTTTCACGCACTCACCAACGAGAGCTTCTTCTACAACATGGAAAACAGATGGGTCATCGTCGTTTTCCTCCTGCTGGTGATCCTCTTCAAGGTGTTCGCCACCAGTGCAACCAACGGTGGCGGCGGTACCGGCGGTGTCTTTGCCCCCACGCTCTTCCTGGGATGTATTGCCGGATTTGTCTACTCCTACACATTGAACCAACTGGGATACACCACCTACCTGCCACAGGAGAATTTCGCACTGATGGGAATGGCGGGCGTGATGGCCGGTGTGATGCATGCACCCCTCACCGGCACCTTCCTCATCGCAGAGCTCACTGGCGGATACGACCTGTTCCTGCCGCTGATGATCGTGTCTCTGGTATCTTACGGCACCATCCTGGTGTTCGAGAAACACAGCATCTACGCCATTCGCCTCGCCAAGAGGGGCGAGTTGATCACCCACCACAAGGACAAGGCGGTGCTCACCTTCCTGAAGGTGGAGGACCTCCTGGAGACTGATATCCCCACCGTCAAGCCTAGTTACACCCTGGGAGAGATGGTGAAGGTTGTCTCCACCTGTACCCGCAACATCTTTCCCGTGGTGAATGATGAGGGGAAACTGATGGGTATGGTACTGACCAATGACATCCGCAACATCATGTTCCGTCCTGAATTATACGACCGTTTCACGGTGGAGAAGTTCATGGTGGGAGCTCCCGCAAAAGTGGAAATCACCTCCTCCATGGAAGAGGTGATGGCCAAGTTTGAGAACACCAAGGCATGGAACCTGCCGGTGGTTGACAGCAAGGGAATCTACAAGGGGATCCTGTCACAGTCCTCCGTCTTCAACTCCTACCGTGAGGTGCTGGTGGAAAACTATTCTGAAGCAAATGACTGA
- a CDS encoding methionyl-tRNA formyltransferase has product MTKKSLRIVFMGTPEFAVESLKAIVEAGYNVVGVITMPDKAVGRGYKLQPSAVKQYALGKGLTILQPASLKDSLFLEELKALRADLQVVVAFRMLPEVVWNMPPLGTFNLHASLLPQYRGAAPINWALINGEQETGVTTFFLSHEIDTGRIIFREKTAIGEEDNAGTLHDRLMVMGAKLVTRTIDAIVEGNVSTLLQSELIEEGALLKSAPKIFSETCRVNWNRTATEVCNLIRGLSPYPAAWTEMTSKEGEEPYRIKLFAAEKVVEQHTLPAGTICTDNKSQLEVAVADGFVRITELQLQGKKRMQTAVFMNGFSFPEDAAFA; this is encoded by the coding sequence ATGACAAAAAAATCGTTACGGATTGTCTTCATGGGTACTCCCGAATTTGCGGTGGAATCACTTAAGGCGATTGTAGAGGCGGGGTACAATGTGGTGGGTGTGATCACCATGCCCGACAAGGCTGTGGGCAGGGGTTACAAACTGCAACCATCGGCGGTGAAGCAATATGCCCTCGGCAAGGGGTTGACAATCCTGCAGCCTGCGAGCCTCAAGGATTCGCTCTTCCTGGAGGAGTTGAAGGCACTGCGAGCCGACCTTCAGGTTGTTGTCGCCTTCAGGATGCTACCCGAGGTGGTGTGGAACATGCCACCGCTGGGCACCTTCAACCTGCACGCCTCCCTCCTGCCCCAATACCGGGGTGCCGCCCCCATCAACTGGGCACTGATCAACGGTGAGCAGGAAACAGGTGTCACCACCTTCTTCCTCTCGCACGAGATTGACACCGGTCGCATCATCTTCCGTGAGAAGACCGCTATCGGCGAAGAGGATAACGCCGGCACCCTACACGACAGGCTGATGGTGATGGGTGCAAAGCTGGTGACCAGGACAATAGATGCCATCGTGGAGGGTAACGTCTCAACGCTGTTGCAAAGTGAATTGATTGAGGAGGGCGCCCTGCTGAAAAGCGCACCAAAGATCTTCAGCGAGACCTGCCGGGTGAACTGGAACCGTACCGCAACAGAGGTGTGCAACCTGATCAGGGGTCTCTCTCCCTATCCCGCCGCCTGGACGGAAATGACTTCAAAAGAGGGAGAAGAGCCTTATCGCATCAAATTATTCGCGGCCGAAAAGGTTGTTGAGCAGCACACCCTGCCGGCGGGCACCATTTGTACCGACAACAAGTCACAGCTGGAGGTTGCCGTGGCCGACGGCTTCGTACGGATCACTGAGCTGCAGCTGCAGGGAAAAAAGAGAATGCAGACCGCCGTTTTTATGAATGGCTTCTCCTTTCCAGAAGATGCCGCCTTTGCATAA